A stretch of DNA from Luteolibacter sp. Y139:
ACGCAGGCACTGAACCGCAGCATCGACTTCGTGCTCGCGAACCAGCGGAACGACGGGCTTTTCGAAAAGGGGAACGCGGGCAGTGGGCCGATGTATGCGCACAATATCGCCACGCTGTTCCTTTCCGAAGTGAGCGGCATGGTCGATCCGGAGCGGCAGAAGAAGATCGCCGCAGCGTTGCCACCCGCCTTGAAGCTGATCCTGCAAGCCCAGGCGGTGAAGAAGGAGGCGCGCCATCAGGGCGGCTGGCGTTATCATCCGGGTTCTTCGGACAGTGATACCTCCTGCAGTGGCTGGGCGCTGATGGCTCTGCGCTCGGCGAAGCTGAATGGGGCGGCGGTGCCCGACCAATCGATCGCTGATGCGGTGGGCTATCTCGGCCGGCACCAGGACGAGAAGGAAGGGGCATTCGGCTACATGAACTATGGCGACCACGCGCGCTCGCTGACCGGGATGGGGCTGCTCTGCCTGGAACTCTGCGGCAAGCACGGCTCGCCGGAGACGACCAAGGCGGCGGACTACGTCATGAAGACTTTCCGCGACCTGCCCGGGGACCAATTCGAGTTCTACGGGAACTACTACAATGCGCAGGGGACCTTCCAGATCGGCGGCCGCTACTGGAGCGAGTATGCGAACTGGATGTACGAGACCTATTTGAAAAAGCAGTCCGACGACGGCTCATGGAACAGCCGCGAGGCCGGGCGCATCTACGGCACCTGCATGATGGTGCTGGCCTTCACGGTGCCCTACCGCCAGCTCCCGATCTACCAGCGGGACGAGACGGTGGACGAGACCGAATGAGTCCTCACTCGGCCTTCTTTTCCTCAGCCGACGGTGCCGGTGTAGCGGAAGGGTCGGCCGGGGCCGTAGCGGCGGCCTTGGCCTTTCCGGTCTTCATGTCCTCCAACAGGCTGCGTCCGGTTTCCTTCTGGTGACGGACGGTCAGACCGACGAAAAACGCTCCCGCTGCGAGCAGCAGGAAGAGGAGGGTCATGAAGAAGCTCGCGGCCGCGCTGGGCTGGGAGGACTTGATGATTACGCGCTGAGGGCCGGCTCCGGGGCCATTGGCGGCCCGGCGGGGACCGCCCCCACCACCTGCGGCGGCTCCTGAGAGCGCT
This window harbors:
- a CDS encoding prenyltransferase/squalene oxidase repeat-containing protein, which translates into the protein MKARFIALMLCLVAPVAIAAEAADPVFTEWKDRVDPAVESALEYLARVQKSDGSFPESYGDSTGIPALAGMAFLSKGHLPTEGPYTQALNRSIDFVLANQRNDGLFEKGNAGSGPMYAHNIATLFLSEVSGMVDPERQKKIAAALPPALKLILQAQAVKKEARHQGGWRYHPGSSDSDTSCSGWALMALRSAKLNGAAVPDQSIADAVGYLGRHQDEKEGAFGYMNYGDHARSLTGMGLLCLELCGKHGSPETTKAADYVMKTFRDLPGDQFEFYGNYYNAQGTFQIGGRYWSEYANWMYETYLKKQSDDGSWNSREAGRIYGTCMMVLAFTVPYRQLPIYQRDETVDETE